A DNA window from Ipomoea triloba cultivar NCNSP0323 chromosome 10, ASM357664v1 contains the following coding sequences:
- the LOC116033154 gene encoding protein FAR1-RELATED SEQUENCE 5-like, with protein sequence MESDSVKPVVVKVFPDLDSAVEFYIKYASVVGFDIRHSTIKKSSDGVIVWKYIVCSREGFKNVVCMDSSSAAELDGVECSVRKRRRVSNRVGCRARIAFRYASNGTYCIQLFEERHNHSLLSLLSRQFLKGNRNIGVGHMKFVADCVKANIGPVQSFRLFKERGEFLKCRKNFTLFGDVVSFDATYQTNRYDMVFTPFTGVNNHKKCITFGAGLLTKEDIESYVWLFEKFKEAMGCEPTLFVTDQDPAMRVAFPRVFKEAKHRFCMWHIMSKVGDKVGLCLSRNESFRSKLNSVVWNQMLEPTEFDHQWNLVMEEFGLVEHNWTTSRSESENSLFGSFTTPQSNLVEFFMHFDRAIDVQRYSINKLNSDCEASIPDLKTPLAMEKHVAYVYTVAIFYEVQSEICAACFNCRVVSVREDQVKRWTKDASLGRSFDIDGVVVDQWEGVDEKLIIKEHKDMLLSDPGCCSSVVGKRSIIEAVCGSSVPSEVSVLPPKKAKNKGTGKRIKGFKEIAIEESKKERTCKTCNKPGHDSRNCVLRKKQCPS encoded by the exons ATGGAGTCAG ATTCGGTTAAACCTGTTGTTGTGAAGGTTTTTCCTGATTTGGATTCTGCTGTTGAATTTTATATTAAGTATGCTTCAGTTGTGGGGTTTGATATTCGACATAGTACGATTAAAAAATCTAGTGATGGGGTGATAGTTTGGAAATATATTGTTTGTAGTAGGGAGGGTTTTAAGAATGTCGTTTGTATGGATAGCTCTTCAGCAGCAGAATTGGATGGTGTTGAGTGTTCTGTTAGAAAGAGGCGGAGAGTTTCGAATAGGGTTGGGTGTAGAGCTCGCATTGCTTTTAGATATGCGAGTAATGGTACTTATTGTATTCAATTGTTTGAGGAGCGTCACAATCATTCACTGTTATCATTATTGTCAAGACAATTTCTTAAGGGGAATAGGAATATTGGGGTTGGTCACATGAAGTTCGTAGCTGATTGTGTAAAAGCAAACATTGGGCCAGTGCAAAGTTTTCGGTTGTTCAAGGAGAGGGGGGAGTTTCTCAAATGTAG GAAGAACTTTACCCTTTTTGGTGATGTTGTGTCATTTGATGCCACATATCAGACAAATAG GTATGATATGGTATTCACACCATTCACTGGTGTAAACAACCATAAAAAGTGTATTACTTTTGGTGCTGGGTTGTTGACAAAAGAGGATATTGAGTCATATGTGTGGTTGTTTGAGAAATTCAAGGAAGCAATGGGTTGTGAGCCAACATTGTTTGTAACTGATCAAGACCCAGCAATGAGGGTTGCATTTCCACGTGTGTTTAAGGAAGCTAAGCATAGGTTTTGTATGTGGCATATTATGTCTAAGGTAGGAGATAAGGTTGGCCTCTGTTTGAGTAGAAATGAATCTTTTAGGTCAAAGCTTAATTCCGTTGTATGGAATCAAATGTTGGAACCAACTGAGTTCGATCATCAATGGAATTTAGTTATGGAGGAATTTGGCTTGGTGGAGCATAATTG GACTACCTCGCGTTCTGAGAGTGAGAATAGTTTGTTTGGTTCTTTTACTACACCTCAATCCAATTTGGTTgaattttttatgcattttgatcGTGCTATTGACGTTCAACGCTACTCTATTAATAAACTCAATAGTGATTGTGAGGCAAGTATTCCAGATTTGAAGACACCACTGGCCATGGAGAAACATGTTGCATATGTGTATACTGTTGCTATATTTTATGAGGTTCAATCTGAGATTTGTGCAGCATGTTTTAATTGTCGAGTTGTAAGTGTTAGGGAGGATCAAG TTAAGCGGTGGACTAAGGATGCATCTTTGGGTCGGAGTTTTGATATTGATGGTGTTGTTGTTGATCAATGGGAAGGCGTTGATGAAAAGTTG ATCATTAAGGAGCATAAAGACATGCTTTTATCAGACCCAGGTTGCTGTTCTTCTGTTGTTGGCAAGAGGTCAATCATTGAGGCAGTTTGTGGTTCTTCTGTTCCTTCTGAGGTTTCTGTTCTTCCACCAAAGAAAGCAAAGAATAAGGGGACTGGTAAGCGCATTAAAGGATTCAAGGAGATTGCTATTGAAGAAAGTAAGAAGGAGAGGACATGCAAGACTTGCAATAAACCTGGTCATGATAGCAGGAATTGTGTATTGAGGAAGAAACAGTGTCCCTCATAG